The window AGCGCCAACGCGTTCACGGACCATCTCGATCAGTTCCTTGATGACGATCTTCGGGTCCTTGGTGACTCCTGCTTTGAGGACCACCAGTCCGATTGGAATGTCTCCCCGAAAATCATCGGCCACTGCGATGACAGCGCATTCCGCGACATCTTGATGACTGGAAACGACCTCTTCCATGCCGCCGGTGGACAGACGATGGCCGGCCACATTGATTACGTCGTCGATTCTGCCCATGATAAAGACATATCCATCCTCATCAATGTATCCGCCATCACCGGTGAAGTAGTAGCCGGGGAATGGGTCGAGATAGGACTGCTTGTATTTTTCGTCGTTCTGCCACAGCGTGGGCAGTGTTCCGGGAGGTAGCGGCAGCTTCAGCAGGACGGAGCCTTCTGTCTCCGCGGGTACTGGTTTGCCATTGGCGTCTACGATGACCACCTGATAGCCAGGTAGCGGTTTGGTCGGCGATCCGGCCTTTATGGGGAGGAAGTCCAAGCCTGTGCAGTTTCCTACAATACCCCAGCCGGTTTCGGTCTGCCACCAATGGTCGACTACCGGGACCTTGAGCATATTGCTGGCCCAGTGGTATGTATCCGGATCAAGCCTTTCACCAGCCATGAACAGAGTCCTGAAATGGGGAATGTCGTATTTTTTGAGGAATTCTCCGTTGGGATCATCTTTCTTAATGGCTCGGAAAGCCGTCGGAGCGCAGAACAGGGCTTTCACCTTGTGTTGGGAGATGATGCGCCAGAAAGACCCGGGATCAGGGGTGCCAACGGGCTTGCCCTCGTATACTATGGTTGTGCAGCCATAGAGCAAGGGAGCATATACAATGTATGAATGCCCTACAACCCAACCCACATCAGAGGCTGCCCAGAACACGTCCCCCGGCTGCATGTCATAGATGTTTTTCATCGTCCACTTGAGCGCTACGGCATGGCCGCCATTGTCGCGTACTACACCTTTGGGGATTCCCGTGGTGCCGGAGGTGTAGAGGATGTAGAGAGGATCGGTTGACTTGACGATGGTGCAGTCAGTGGGCTTGCCACTCTTTTCCTGGTCTTCCCAATCGAGGTCTCGGCCTGCCACCAAGGTGGCTCTCGCCTGTTTCCTCTGGAAGATGATGCACTTCTGAGGTTTGTGCGTGGCCATTTCGATAGCTTTGTCGAGGAGAGGCTTGTACTGGATAATCTTGCTCCCCTCCATGCCGCAGGAAGCAGAAAGGATGACTTTTGGTTGAGCATCGTTGATGCGGATAGCGAGCTCTCCCGGTGCAAATCCGCCGAACACCACGGAATGTATCGCACCGATACGGGCGCAGGCCAGCATCCCAACCAGCGCCTCGGGGATCATGGGCATATACAGAACAACACGGTCGCCCCTGGTCACGCCATTGGCCTTGAGAACGCCAGCGAATTTCGATACCCTGTCGAGGAACTGGGCATAGGTGAACTTCTGTATTGTCTGGGTCATGGGGCTGTCATAAATGACTGCCAGTTGGTCGGCCCGTCCGTTCTTGACATGGACGTCAAGAGCATTGTAGCAGGTATTCAGCTCACCGCCGACGAACCACCGATAAAATGGGGCGTTGCTGTCATCCAGTACCTTTTCATAGGGCTTGTTCCACACTACATCCATGGCGGCTTTGCCCCAGAACTTGTCTGGATGTTCCACCGATTCCCGGAATGCCGCTTCGTAGCTCTGTCTCGTCTGGACCATGGGTATTTCTTGGCCTCCTAGTTATTTGATTTGGCCGATCGGCCGGAACGCGATTGCCCGTGTGCCACTCCGTTTCTAATTTGTTAAATAAACCTTGCTGTCACAAGGTTCCATCAGAATCTATTTTGATATCCCTCCGTCTCTCATTCGTTTGGTCATTATCCGGGCCATATCCGCCGTGAGATATCTCACACCGGACAGGTCAGCGTTTTACTATCTCTTGCTTGTTGTCTGCGCAGGGGCGGCAGCCCAAAAGCACGCTTGTAGCTCTTGAGGTTCATCAATGTCTCGTGCCTGTTCACGCCAGGGATTC is drawn from Dehalococcoidia bacterium and contains these coding sequences:
- a CDS encoding propionyl-CoA synthetase; the protein is MVQTRQSYEAAFRESVEHPDKFWGKAAMDVVWNKPYEKVLDDSNAPFYRWFVGGELNTCYNALDVHVKNGRADQLAVIYDSPMTQTIQKFTYAQFLDRVSKFAGVLKANGVTRGDRVVLYMPMIPEALVGMLACARIGAIHSVVFGGFAPGELAIRINDAQPKVILSASCGMEGSKIIQYKPLLDKAIEMATHKPQKCIIFQRKQARATLVAGRDLDWEDQEKSGKPTDCTIVKSTDPLYILYTSGTTGIPKGVVRDNGGHAVALKWTMKNIYDMQPGDVFWAASDVGWVVGHSYIVYAPLLYGCTTIVYEGKPVGTPDPGSFWRIISQHKVKALFCAPTAFRAIKKDDPNGEFLKKYDIPHFRTLFMAGERLDPDTYHWASNMLKVPVVDHWWQTETGWGIVGNCTGLDFLPIKAGSPTKPLPGYQVVIVDANGKPVPAETEGSVLLKLPLPPGTLPTLWQNDEKYKQSYLDPFPGYYFTGDGGYIDEDGYVFIMGRIDDVINVAGHRLSTGGMEEVVSSHQDVAECAVIAVADDFRGDIPIGLVVLKAGVTKDPKIVIKELIEMVRERVGAFAYFRNVAVVKRLPKTRSGKILRATMRKVANGEQYAVPSTIDDPAILGEIGEALKPLGFAVAKQ